One window of Penaeus chinensis breed Huanghai No. 1 chromosome 3, ASM1920278v2, whole genome shotgun sequence genomic DNA carries:
- the LOC125040320 gene encoding dual specificity protein phosphatase 10-like produces MDEARQSGERVLVHCQAGVSRSPTMVIAYLMKHTRRTMVDSYKFVKARRPIISPNLNFMGQLVEWETALQANKTEADCTPCHQCQWQRQEAKKVPNACQV; encoded by the exons ATGG aCGAGGCGCGGCAGTCGGGCGAGCGCGTGCTGGTGCACTGCCAGGCCGGCGTGTCCCGCTCGCCCACCATGGTCATCGCGTACCTCATGAAGCACACGCGCCGCACCATGGTCGACTCGTACAAGTTCGTGAAGGCGCGGCGGCCCATCATCTCGCCCAACCTCAACTTCATGGGCCAGCTGGTGGAGTGGGAGACCGCGCTGCAGGCCAACAAGACGGAGGCCGATTGCACGCCCTGCCACCAGTGCCAGTGGCAGCGGCAGGAGGCCAAGAAGGTTCCCAATGCCTGCCAGGTATGA